A genomic region of Synechococcus sp. NOUM97013 contains the following coding sequences:
- a CDS encoding AbrB family transcriptional regulator — MPPLMTLLIYVLAGVSMGLLALCTGLPAAPLAGALLGAALVSMSGRVEIAQWPAGTRTVLEIGIGTVIGTGLTRASLEQLQSLWKPAVLITLTLVMTGLVVGLWASRLLGVDPLITLLGAAPGGISGMSLVGANYGVGAAVAALHAVRLITVLLVLPLMVKLLTPLGVGNS, encoded by the coding sequence ATGCCTCCTTTAATGACCCTGCTGATCTACGTGCTGGCCGGGGTCAGCATGGGACTGCTGGCGCTATGTACCGGCCTTCCCGCAGCTCCTCTGGCCGGCGCACTGCTGGGGGCCGCCCTGGTGAGCATGAGCGGTCGCGTTGAGATCGCCCAATGGCCAGCGGGCACCCGCACGGTCCTGGAAATCGGCATCGGCACTGTGATCGGCACCGGATTGACGCGAGCCTCTCTGGAGCAGCTGCAAAGCCTCTGGAAACCGGCCGTTCTGATCACACTCACGCTAGTGATGACGGGACTGGTGGTCGGGCTGTGGGCGAGTCGGCTCCTAGGGGTCGATCCCCTGATCACCCTGCTGGGAGCTGCACCAGGTGGCATCAGCGGCATGAGCCTGGTGGGAGCGAATTACGGCGTTGGCGCGGCCGTAGCTGCACTGCACGCTGTGCGCCTAATTACCGTTCTGCTAGTGCTTCCCCTGATGGTGAAACTGCTCACACCACTGGGAGTTGGCAACTCCTGA
- a CDS encoding chemotaxis protein: protein MSQSVSFRITRTAEDVAQTLNALSQRLVKLEQRLESLELEMRHQRSQSESMPADELQRLDDVDQLLLDCQELLSSSEPQGNKEPESSDEAAVAESSAFESGDADLQEAA, encoded by the coding sequence ATGAGTCAGTCCGTTTCCTTCCGCATCACGCGCACCGCTGAGGATGTTGCGCAGACGCTCAACGCGTTGTCTCAGCGTCTAGTGAAGCTGGAACAACGCCTGGAAAGTCTCGAGTTGGAGATGCGCCACCAGCGCAGTCAGTCGGAGTCCATGCCGGCTGATGAGCTGCAACGTCTGGATGATGTGGATCAGTTGTTGCTCGACTGCCAGGAGTTGCTGAGCAGCTCGGAGCCTCAGGGCAACAAAGAGCCTGAGAGCAGCGATGAGGCGGCCGTTGCTGAAAGCTCCGCATTTGAGTCCGGAGATGCAGACCTGCAGGAGGCTGCATAA
- a CDS encoding alanine--glyoxylate aminotransferase family protein, translating to MQDKLTLMIPGPTPVPETVLKAMGRHPIGHRSGEFQAVVERTTAQLRWLHQTSSDVLVITGSGTAAMEAGIINTVSRGDKVLCGDNGKFGERWVKVARAYGLDVEVVKAEWGQPLDPEAFRAALEADTAKAIKAVILTHSETSTGVINDLEAISGHVKAHGTALTIADCVTSLGATNVPMDAWGLDVVASGSQKGYMMPPGLSFVAMSERAWQAYERSDLPKFYLDLGPYRKTAAKNSNPFTPAVNLYFALDAALEMMQAEGLDAIFARHARHRDASLAAMKAIGLPLFAAEGHGSPAITAVAPDGIDAEQLRKAVKERYDILLAGGQDHLKGKVFRIGHLGFVCDRDVLTAVAAIESVLQSLGLHKGTMGAGLSAASQALSR from the coding sequence GTGCAGGACAAGCTCACCCTGATGATCCCCGGGCCCACCCCGGTGCCCGAAACGGTTCTCAAGGCCATGGGCCGGCACCCGATCGGTCACCGCAGCGGTGAATTCCAGGCCGTAGTGGAGCGCACCACCGCGCAACTGCGCTGGCTGCACCAGACCAGCAGCGACGTGCTGGTGATCACCGGCAGCGGCACAGCCGCCATGGAAGCCGGCATCATCAACACCGTCAGCCGCGGCGACAAGGTGCTCTGCGGTGACAACGGTAAGTTCGGCGAACGCTGGGTGAAAGTGGCCCGTGCCTACGGCCTTGACGTGGAAGTGGTGAAAGCCGAGTGGGGCCAACCCCTCGACCCCGAGGCCTTCCGGGCAGCCCTCGAAGCGGACACCGCCAAGGCGATCAAGGCGGTGATCCTCACCCACTCGGAAACCTCCACAGGCGTGATCAATGACCTCGAGGCGATCAGTGGTCACGTGAAAGCCCACGGCACCGCCCTCACCATCGCGGACTGCGTCACCAGCCTTGGTGCCACCAATGTCCCAATGGATGCCTGGGGACTGGATGTGGTGGCTTCCGGCTCACAGAAGGGCTACATGATGCCGCCGGGTCTGAGCTTTGTGGCCATGAGCGAGCGCGCCTGGCAGGCCTATGAACGCTCCGATCTGCCGAAGTTCTATCTGGATCTCGGCCCTTACCGCAAAACAGCGGCCAAGAACAGCAACCCCTTCACCCCGGCGGTGAATCTCTATTTCGCCCTGGATGCGGCTCTGGAGATGATGCAAGCCGAGGGCTTGGACGCGATCTTTGCCCGCCATGCCCGCCATCGCGACGCCTCACTGGCTGCGATGAAAGCGATCGGACTGCCGCTGTTTGCAGCAGAAGGTCACGGCAGCCCTGCCATCACCGCTGTCGCACCTGACGGCATCGATGCAGAACAGCTGCGCAAGGCCGTCAAAGAGCGCTACGACATTCTTCTAGCCGGTGGCCAAGATCACCTCAAAGGCAAAGTGTTTCGCATCGGTCATCTGGGATTTGTATGCGATCGCGATGTGCTGACCGCCGTTGCAGCGATTGAATCCGTGCTGCAATCCCTTGGACTGCATAAAGGAACAATGGGTGCAGGCTTGAGCGCAGCCTCACAGGCTTTGAGTCGCTGA
- the cbiD gene encoding cobalt-precorrin-5B (C(1))-methyltransferase CbiD — translation MTEPSAASATGLTLPVWVAAAARAAVLVLKGGATPASVELKIPGEQASRSVPVRAAARLESGDQALAITVCDPGRGLDLTRGLEIWVRATCTSAPGPGFQVTAGAGVGRHQQDGALCMSGFGRELLDLNLRDLLTAESALELEVVLPRGQELALRTSNAAFGVVDGLALIGTQAEVQTSASPDQLQTLLTQLRDLASQAGFAGQLTLVIGENGLDLAQRLGLSQRQPVLKAGNWIGPVLVAAAEAGVRELLLLGYHGKLIKLAGGIFHTHHHLADARFEVLAALAVQQGLSTERIRPLLQAVSLEQAWEWLASQDEDQARALWMSIAGAVEQRSQAYLQRYGCPAMAIGAALFSRDRQLRWAGPEGLRMLGHAGLHLEPLPGDEGEGPSLR, via the coding sequence ATCACCGAGCCCTCTGCTGCATCTGCCACCGGGTTGACCCTGCCGGTCTGGGTCGCGGCAGCAGCGCGTGCGGCCGTGCTGGTGCTGAAGGGTGGTGCCACGCCTGCGAGCGTCGAACTGAAAATCCCAGGCGAACAGGCGTCTCGTTCTGTGCCTGTGCGCGCTGCTGCTCGTCTGGAGAGTGGGGATCAGGCCCTGGCGATCACGGTGTGTGATCCAGGCCGAGGGCTGGATCTCACCCGTGGTCTGGAGATCTGGGTGCGGGCTACTTGCACATCCGCTCCTGGACCTGGATTTCAAGTCACGGCCGGTGCCGGTGTTGGACGGCATCAACAGGACGGTGCGCTCTGCATGTCCGGGTTTGGTCGGGAGTTGCTGGACCTCAACCTCAGGGATTTGCTTACGGCTGAGTCGGCTCTGGAGCTGGAGGTGGTGCTGCCCCGTGGTCAGGAGTTGGCCCTGCGCACCAGCAACGCCGCATTCGGGGTGGTGGATGGTCTGGCGCTGATCGGGACGCAGGCTGAGGTGCAGACCAGTGCATCGCCGGATCAACTGCAGACGCTCCTGACCCAGTTGCGTGATCTGGCCTCCCAGGCTGGCTTTGCCGGACAGCTCACCCTGGTGATTGGTGAGAACGGATTGGATCTGGCCCAGCGGCTCGGCTTGTCCCAGCGGCAACCGGTGCTCAAGGCGGGGAACTGGATCGGTCCGGTGCTGGTGGCGGCGGCCGAAGCCGGTGTGCGCGAGCTGCTTCTGCTCGGCTACCACGGAAAACTGATCAAATTGGCTGGTGGGATTTTTCACACCCATCACCACTTGGCGGATGCCCGTTTCGAGGTGTTGGCTGCTTTGGCGGTGCAGCAGGGCCTGAGCACGGAACGCATCCGTCCCTTGCTGCAAGCGGTCTCGCTCGAACAGGCCTGGGAATGGCTCGCGTCGCAGGACGAAGACCAAGCCAGAGCTTTATGGATGTCGATTGCTGGGGCGGTCGAGCAGCGCAGCCAGGCCTACCTGCAGCGCTATGGCTGTCCGGCCATGGCGATTGGCGCTGCCCTGTTCAGTCGTGACCGTCAGCTGCGCTGGGCAGGTCCTGAAGGCCTGCGGATGCTGGGCCATGCGGGCCTGCATCTGGAGCCCTTGCCAGGGGATGAGGGAGAAGGCCCTTCTCTACGCTGA
- the guaA gene encoding glutamine-hydrolyzing GMP synthase — translation MSQVSSEGQRQPAIVILDFGSQYSELIARRVRETEVFSVVLGYSTSAEELRKLAPKGIILSGGPSSVYAEGAPLCDPEIWSLGIPVLGVCYGMQLMVQQLGGRVVAATGKAEYGKAPLEVDDPTDLLTNVDNGSTMWMSHGDSVEALPEGFVRLAHTANTPEAAVANHDRRLYGVQFHPEVVHSTCGMAMIRNFVYHICGCDPDWTTDAFIEEAVQQVRNQVGDKRVLLALSGGVDSSTLAFLLKKAIGDQLTCMFIDQGFMRKGEPEFLMEFFDRKFNIHVEYIHARERFLEKLKDITDPEQKRKIIGTEFIRVFEEESKRLGPFDYLAQGTLYPDVIESAGTNVDPKTGERVAVKIKSHHNVGGLPKDLQFKLVEPLRKLFKDEVRKVGRSLGLPEEIVRRHPFPGPGLAIRILGEVTDEKLDCLRDADLIVREEVKQAGLYHDIWQAFAVLLPVRSVGVMGDKRTYAWPIVLRCVSSEDGMTADWSRLPYDLMETISNRIVNEVKGVNRVVLDITSKPPGTIEWE, via the coding sequence ATGTCTCAGGTTTCGAGTGAAGGTCAGCGTCAGCCGGCCATCGTCATCCTTGATTTCGGCTCCCAGTACTCCGAACTGATTGCGCGTCGGGTGCGCGAGACCGAGGTGTTTTCCGTGGTGCTGGGCTACAGCACATCGGCGGAAGAGCTGCGCAAGCTGGCCCCGAAAGGAATCATCCTCAGTGGTGGCCCTAGCTCGGTCTATGCCGAGGGTGCGCCCCTCTGCGATCCCGAGATCTGGTCGCTGGGCATTCCCGTTCTCGGGGTCTGCTACGGCATGCAATTGATGGTGCAGCAGCTGGGCGGGCGTGTGGTGGCGGCCACCGGTAAGGCCGAGTACGGCAAGGCACCGCTGGAGGTGGACGACCCCACCGATCTGCTCACCAACGTGGACAACGGATCCACGATGTGGATGAGTCACGGCGATTCCGTGGAGGCGCTCCCGGAGGGATTTGTGCGCCTTGCACACACGGCCAACACGCCGGAAGCAGCGGTCGCCAATCACGACCGGCGTCTTTACGGGGTGCAGTTCCATCCCGAGGTGGTCCACTCCACCTGCGGCATGGCCATGATCCGCAATTTCGTTTACCACATTTGTGGATGTGACCCTGACTGGACCACTGACGCTTTCATCGAGGAAGCGGTCCAGCAGGTGCGCAATCAGGTGGGTGACAAGCGCGTCCTGCTGGCGCTGTCCGGTGGTGTGGATTCCTCAACCCTGGCCTTTCTGCTCAAGAAGGCCATCGGGGATCAGCTCACCTGCATGTTCATCGACCAGGGCTTCATGCGTAAAGGGGAACCGGAGTTCCTTATGGAGTTCTTCGATCGCAAGTTCAACATTCACGTGGAGTACATCCACGCGCGTGAGCGCTTCCTCGAGAAGCTGAAGGACATCACGGATCCCGAGCAGAAGCGCAAGATCATCGGCACGGAATTCATCCGGGTGTTCGAAGAGGAGAGCAAGCGTCTCGGACCCTTCGATTACCTGGCCCAGGGCACGCTGTATCCCGATGTGATCGAGAGTGCCGGCACCAACGTGGATCCCAAGACGGGTGAACGGGTGGCCGTGAAGATCAAGAGCCACCACAACGTCGGCGGCCTGCCCAAGGATCTTCAGTTCAAGCTGGTGGAGCCTCTGCGCAAGCTGTTCAAGGACGAAGTGCGCAAGGTGGGACGCTCCCTGGGCCTGCCGGAAGAGATCGTGCGGCGTCATCCCTTTCCCGGCCCTGGTCTGGCCATCCGCATCCTCGGAGAGGTCACGGATGAGAAGCTCGATTGCCTGCGGGATGCGGATCTGATTGTGCGTGAGGAGGTGAAGCAGGCCGGGCTGTATCACGACATCTGGCAGGCGTTTGCCGTGCTGCTGCCCGTCCGTTCTGTGGGTGTGATGGGTGACAAGCGCACCTACGCCTGGCCGATCGTGTTGCGCTGCGTTTCCAGTGAGGACGGCATGACCGCTGACTGGTCGCGCTTGCCTTACGACCTGATGGAGACGATCTCCAATCGCATCGTCAACGAAGTGAAGGGAGTCAACCGCGTCGTCCTTGACATCACCAGCAAGCCCCCTGGCACGATCGAGTGGGAATAG
- the mrdA gene encoding penicillin-binding protein 2, with translation MARSGLSRRDGQRQSGLRQQPLVLLAFVLLVSAAMVSRLVWLQVLEGKRYRELADENRIRLVPRSPTRGRLLDRKGRVLASSKLTYSLYVEPRLVDDASWPDLRDRLARLLDLDATVLDQRRGSGEARDGYRINLATDLKPEQVLRFREQSLGLKGAQVDVDILRFYPHGTLAAHTLGYTQPITESEYETLAEKGYKIRDRIGRIGVEAAYESHLRGAWGGQMLEVNAMGEVQRHLGDRPSVAGKDLTLTLDLDLQKAAEQALADKPGGAIVAMDPNTGAILALASKPTFDPNFFSKLVTTQKEYDALFSNPKKPLLSRAMNAYDPGSTWKAVTAMAGMESGKFPPETKLNTTACITYGGHCFPDHNGAGFGRIGYADALRFSSNTFFYQVGVGAGSLALKKAADALGFQQKTGIEIGWEENIGLVGDEAWAAAGRGWAEPGSTPWIPEDMASASIGQSVVQITPLQLARAYSVFANGGWLVTPHLAEQGLDWTEPPRRTKVPIQPATLNTIREGLRKVVSDGTGFGLNGPGIPPAGGKTGTAEDSTGGPDHAWFATYAPYPEGQIVIVAFAQNTPGGGSVHALPMAKKVMEVWNRTRTKS, from the coding sequence ATGGCGCGCTCGGGCCTGTCGCGACGGGATGGTCAGCGTCAGAGCGGTCTGCGCCAGCAGCCGCTGGTGCTACTTGCCTTTGTCCTGCTGGTGAGCGCAGCGATGGTGTCTCGTTTGGTGTGGCTGCAGGTGCTGGAGGGCAAGCGTTACCGCGAGCTGGCGGATGAGAACCGCATCCGCCTGGTGCCCCGTTCCCCCACGCGTGGTCGTCTGCTCGATCGCAAGGGACGCGTGCTGGCCTCCAGCAAGTTGACCTACTCCCTGTATGTGGAGCCGCGCTTGGTGGACGATGCGTCCTGGCCGGACCTGCGGGATCGTTTGGCGCGTCTCCTCGACCTTGATGCGACCGTGCTCGATCAGCGACGCGGCAGCGGTGAAGCCCGTGATGGCTATCGCATCAATCTGGCGACCGATCTGAAGCCGGAGCAGGTGCTCCGGTTCCGGGAGCAGTCTCTGGGGCTCAAGGGCGCGCAGGTGGATGTGGACATCCTGCGGTTCTATCCCCATGGAACGCTGGCGGCCCACACCCTCGGCTACACCCAGCCGATCACCGAGAGCGAGTACGAAACGCTCGCTGAAAAGGGCTACAAGATTCGTGATCGCATCGGTCGGATCGGTGTGGAAGCGGCCTATGAAAGTCATCTCCGCGGTGCCTGGGGCGGCCAGATGCTGGAGGTGAATGCCATGGGTGAGGTGCAGCGCCATCTTGGCGATCGCCCGTCAGTGGCAGGCAAGGACCTCACCCTCACCCTGGATCTCGACCTTCAGAAGGCCGCTGAGCAGGCGCTGGCTGACAAACCTGGCGGCGCCATCGTCGCCATGGATCCCAACACGGGCGCGATCCTGGCTCTGGCCAGCAAACCCACCTTCGATCCGAACTTTTTCTCCAAGCTCGTCACCACTCAGAAGGAGTACGACGCGCTGTTCTCCAATCCCAAGAAGCCATTGCTCAGCCGGGCCATGAATGCCTATGACCCCGGCAGCACCTGGAAGGCGGTCACGGCCATGGCCGGGATGGAATCGGGCAAATTCCCCCCGGAGACGAAGCTCAACACCACCGCCTGCATCACCTACGGCGGCCATTGTTTTCCCGACCACAACGGCGCTGGTTTCGGCCGGATCGGTTATGCCGATGCCTTGCGCTTTTCCAGCAACACTTTCTTTTATCAGGTGGGTGTGGGAGCGGGGTCTCTGGCCCTGAAGAAGGCTGCGGATGCCCTGGGTTTTCAGCAAAAAACCGGCATCGAGATCGGTTGGGAGGAAAACATCGGCCTAGTTGGTGATGAGGCCTGGGCCGCCGCTGGCCGCGGCTGGGCTGAGCCCGGTTCAACGCCCTGGATTCCAGAAGACATGGCCAGTGCATCGATCGGTCAGTCGGTGGTGCAGATCACCCCACTGCAGCTGGCCCGGGCTTACTCGGTGTTTGCCAACGGTGGATGGCTCGTCACCCCTCACCTGGCGGAGCAGGGATTGGATTGGACGGAGCCACCCCGTCGCACCAAGGTGCCGATCCAGCCGGCCACGTTGAACACCATTCGTGAGGGCCTGCGCAAGGTGGTGTCTGATGGCACCGGGTTCGGCCTCAATGGCCCCGGCATTCCACCGGCTGGTGGCAAGACCGGCACAGCCGAAGACAGCACGGGCGGCCCGGACCATGCCTGGTTCGCCACTTATGCCCCCTATCCGGAAGGGCAGATCGTGATTGTGGCCTTCGCGCAGAACACACCTGGCGGTGGTTCCGTGCATGCGTTGCCGATGGCTAAGAAAGTGATGGAGGTGTGGAACCGCACTCGCACCAAGTCCTGA